Proteins encoded together in one Salmo trutta chromosome 3, fSalTru1.1, whole genome shotgun sequence window:
- the LOC115177258 gene encoding electron transfer flavoprotein subunit beta isoform X1, which yields MSRVLVGVKRVIDYAVKIRVKPDHSGVVTDGVKHSMNPFCEIAVEEAVKLKEKKFIKEVVAVSCGPAQVTETIRTALAMGCDRGIHVEVSGKDYEAMGPLQISKIFAALAKKEEASLVILGKQAIDDDCNQTGQMTAALLDWPQGTFASEVTIDGEKVKVVREIDGGLETIKISMPAVLTADLRLNTPRYATLPNIMKAKKKKIANMKPADLGVDMVSRMEVLSVDEPPTRLAGVKVETVDDLVAKLKANGTI from the exons ATGTCGCGGGTTCTTGTTGGAGTTAAACGTGTAATTGACTATGCTGTCAAG ATCCGCGTGAAGCCCGACCACAGCGGGGTggtgacagatggcgtcaagcactccatGAACCCCTTCTGTGAGATCGCTGTGGAGGAGGCCGTCAAACTCAAGGAGAAGAAGTTCATCAAAGAGGTGGTGGCCGTCAGCTGTGGGCCCGCGCAAGTAACG gagaccATCCGTACTGCACTGGCCATGGGGTGTGACCGCGGCATCCACGTGGAGGTCTCAGGAAAAGACTACGAGGCCATGGGACCCCTGCAGATCTCCAAGATCTTTGCTGCCCTAGCCAAGAAGGAGGAGGCCTCACTCGTCATCCTGGGCAAACAG GCCATTGATGATGACTGTAACCAGACAGGTCAGATGACGGCAGCCTTGTTAGACTGGCCTCAg GGCACATTTGCCTCTGAGGTGACCATCGATGGGGAAAAGGTGAAGGTGGTGAGGGAAATCGATGGTGGTCTAGAGACCATCAAAATCAGCATGCCAGCCGTCCTCACAGCAGACCTTCGACTCAACACCCCCAGATACGCCACCCTGCCAAACATCATG aAAGCCAAGAAGAAGAAGATAGCCAACATGAAACCAGCAGACCTGGGGGTGGACATGGTGTCGCGAATGGAGGTGTTGAGCGTGGACGAACCCCCAACGAGACTGGCCGGAGTGAAGGTGGAGACGGTGGATGACCTGGTCGCCAAACTCAAGGCTAACGGAACAATCTAG
- the LOC115177258 gene encoding electron transfer flavoprotein subunit beta isoform X2 — protein MNPFCEIAVEEAVKLKEKKFIKEVVAVSCGPAQVTETIRTALAMGCDRGIHVEVSGKDYEAMGPLQISKIFAALAKKEEASLVILGKQAIDDDCNQTGQMTAALLDWPQGTFASEVTIDGEKVKVVREIDGGLETIKISMPAVLTADLRLNTPRYATLPNIMKAKKKKIANMKPADLGVDMVSRMEVLSVDEPPTRLAGVKVETVDDLVAKLKANGTI, from the exons atGAACCCCTTCTGTGAGATCGCTGTGGAGGAGGCCGTCAAACTCAAGGAGAAGAAGTTCATCAAAGAGGTGGTGGCCGTCAGCTGTGGGCCCGCGCAAGTAACG gagaccATCCGTACTGCACTGGCCATGGGGTGTGACCGCGGCATCCACGTGGAGGTCTCAGGAAAAGACTACGAGGCCATGGGACCCCTGCAGATCTCCAAGATCTTTGCTGCCCTAGCCAAGAAGGAGGAGGCCTCACTCGTCATCCTGGGCAAACAG GCCATTGATGATGACTGTAACCAGACAGGTCAGATGACGGCAGCCTTGTTAGACTGGCCTCAg GGCACATTTGCCTCTGAGGTGACCATCGATGGGGAAAAGGTGAAGGTGGTGAGGGAAATCGATGGTGGTCTAGAGACCATCAAAATCAGCATGCCAGCCGTCCTCACAGCAGACCTTCGACTCAACACCCCCAGATACGCCACCCTGCCAAACATCATG aAAGCCAAGAAGAAGAAGATAGCCAACATGAAACCAGCAGACCTGGGGGTGGACATGGTGTCGCGAATGGAGGTGTTGAGCGTGGACGAACCCCCAACGAGACTGGCCGGAGTGAAGGTGGAGACGGTGGATGACCTGGTCGCCAAACTCAAGGCTAACGGAACAATCTAG
- the vsig10l gene encoding V-set and immunoglobulin domain-containing protein 10-like, which translates to MHNFQASNIIDSIDICDWSNTYTVEIVKSGLKTVSATFVLKVYDYIQNVSVNTEPANAIEGAEKFTLQYSTLQGEADQCRWYFKGVEVQNNSHYTVGQKSLVINQPNRKDTGPYTLVLTNPSSTVTYHRNITVLYGPDEPVLGASPSQAFFVSGDSLSLSCQAEGVPQPSASWMFGGQTLPVSQGGSLNLTNVQTSQGGIYTCVLVNVNTGAQRKRNLTVNVYESPTASPLCSVTAVNGNVDLQFHCRWPGGTPEALLSFPALTNTTSGAGDFSLTMPASQDLNGKMVFCRANHPLHQTQCNITATGPANFLPMVLTTVDREGKIVVTIHCNSEATPKAMVTWSKGTELLANGLQYQISVDTAQLSIHDFNSSTAQLYTYTCNCSNPLGNNGKKTQLLGPTISDSSLFPNQDGTIVTMTWEVPPTSLITGFDIQMSGPDLLTVTKNGSRRKRSTEGFRSIQQRSGSSRKTDISVLDPKSTYYFRVIPVAGRTQGEPSAVQRIGPGGLSRPQIIGLAAGIPCSLLFLLLLIGLIYLCVYCCKKKREQNRYPVPRAVDKVVSTQPDVNTPNHLLTGGLKPLPDYNRITSQAAPAEQSIPLPTFVAPPPVRTATIV; encoded by the exons ATGCACAACTTCCAAGCCAGTAATATAA TTGACTCTATTGATATTTGTGATTGGAG TAACACCTACACTGTGGAGATAGTCAAGTCTGGATTAAAAACTGTCTCAGCCACATTTGTGCTGAAGGTCTATG ACTACATCCAGAACGTGTCTGTGAACACAGAGCCTGCCAATGCCATAGAGGGAGCCGAAAAGTTCACTTTGCAGTATAGCACACTGCAGGGTGAGGCCGACCAGTGCAGGTGGTACTTTAAGGGTGTGGAGGTACAGAACAACTCTCACTACACAGTGGGCCAGAAGAGCCTGGTCATCAATCAGCCCAACCGGAAGGACACAGGACCTTACACCTTGGTCTTGACCAACCCTTCCAGCACCGTCACATATCATAGGAATATAACTGTTCTCT ATGGACCAGACGAGCCCGTGCTTGGAGCCAGTCCGTCCCAGGCCTTCTTTGTTTCCGGagattccctctctctctcctgtcaggcCGAGGGGGTTCCCCAACCCTCCGCCTCCTGGATGTTTGGGGGTCAGACCCTGCCCGTTTCCCAAGGAGGAAGTCTCAATCTGACCAATGTCCAAACTAGCCAGGGGGGCATATACACCTGTGTGCTGGTCAATGTGAACACTGGAGCGCAGCGCAAGAGGAACTTGACGGTCAACGTTTATG AGAGCCCGACAGCCAGCCCACTGTGCTCAGTCACTGCAGTGAACGGAAATGTCGATCTGCAGTTCCACTGCAGGTGGCCAGGAGGCACCCCAGAAGCCCTGCTGTCCTTTCCTGCCTTGACCAACACCACCAGCGGTGCTGGAGACTTCAGCCTGACCATGCCTGCCTCTCAGGACCTCAATGGGAAAATGGTCTTCTGTAGGGCCAATCATCCCCTCCATCAGACACAGTGCAATATTACTGCCA CTGGTCCTGCAAATTTTTTACCGATGGTCTTGACCACAGTGGACCGAGAGGGTAAAATAGTGGTCACCATCCACTGCAACAGCGAGGCCACGCCCAAGGCTATGGTCACATGGTCCAAAGGCACCGAGCTCTTAGCCAATGGGTTGCAGTACCAGATCAGCGTGGACACTGCGCAGCTCAGCATCCATGATTTTAACTCCAGCACCGCTCAGCTCTACACTTACACCTGTAACTGCAGCAACCCACTGGGCAACAATGGAAAAAAGACTCAGTTACTGG gCCCCACCATCTCAGATTCCAGTCTTTTCCCTAATCAAGATGGAACCATCGTCACAATGACGTGGGAGgtccctcccacctctctgattACAG GCTTTGACATCCAGATGAGCGGACCAGACCTCCTAACTGTCACTAAAAATGGCAGCCGAAGGAAAAGATCCACAGAGGGATTCCGGAGCATTCAGCAGAGGTCCGGTTCCTCCCGGAAAACTGATATCTCTGTTCTGGATCCCAAATCCACATACTACTTCCGGGTCATCCCCGTTGCTGGCAGAACTCAGGGGGAACCATCAGCGGTGCAGAGAATTGGACCCG GTGGTCTGAGCAGACCACAGATTATAGGCCTCGCTGCCGGGATCCCCtgtagcctcctcttcctcctcctcctcatcggCCTCATATATCTCTGTGTCTACTGCTGCAAGAAGAAAC GTGAACAGAACAGATATCCCGTGCCCAGAGCTGTAGACAAG GTGGTGTCAACCCAACCAGACGTAAACACTCCCAACCACCTTCTGACTGGAGGACTCAAACCACTGCCTGATTACAACAGAATAACATCACAGGCG GCTCCGGCTGAGCAGTCAATCCCTCTCCCCACGTTTGTCGCTCCTCCCCCTGTGAGAACTGCCACAATTGTGTAA